One Actinomycetota bacterium genomic window, GCACATCGGCGAGCTCACCACGATGGTGCTCATCCCCCAGCTCGCGGACGCCGTCGACGTCCCGGTCGTTGCGGCAGGCGGCATCGCCGACGGCAGGGGAGTGGCCGCTGTGTTCGCGCTCGGCGCCGACGGCGTGCAAGTCGGCACGCGGTTCATGTGCGCCACCGAGTGCACCATCCACCCCGCGGTCAAGGAGCGCATCCTCAAGGCCCGCGATCGCGACACGATCGTGACCGGCTACTCCACTGGCCATCCCGTACGCGTCATCCAGAACAAGCTCAGCAAGTTGCTCCAGGAGCTCGACCGGGACAACAAGCCACAGGAACTCGAGGCCCTCGGCAGCGGGAAGCTGTCCTTGTGCATGCGCGATGGCGACCTCGAGATGGGCAGCATCATGGCCGGCCAGTGCGCGTCGATGGTCGACAGCATCCAGCCCGCGGCCGAGATCGTCGCGGAGATGATGACCGAGGCGAGCGACGTGCTGCGCCGCATGTCCGCCCTGGTGGAATGAGGCGGCCTCACGTGACCGCGTCGATCGCGATCGTCTTCCCAGGCCAGGGTTCGCAGCGCGTCGGCATGCTCGATGCGCTGCCGCCCGTCGAGGGGCTTTCGCGGCTCCTCGACGCCGCCGAGGCCCTCTCGGACCTCGAGCTGCGCGCCTTCTCGACCTTCGGGCCGGAGGAGGAGCTCGCGCAGACGCGCGTCGCCCAGCCGTTGCTGTACCTCGCCGACTGGGCATGGGGTGCCGCCGTTCTCGAAGCGGGGGTCGCCCCCGTCGCGCTGGCCGGTCACAGCCTCGGCGAGTACGCGGCGCTGGCGCTGGCCGGCGTGTTCTCGGTCGAAGCGGGCCTCGAGCTCGTGATCACGCGTTCGCAGATGA contains:
- the fabK gene encoding enoyl-[acyl-carrier-protein] reductase FabK; this encodes MGLPTRLTKLLAIEHPIIQGGMAWTATAELAAAVSNAGGLGIIGAGHMPTDVLREQIRGTKALTTSPFGVNLMLLTPHIDELVQLCLDEGVPAVTTGAGNPGKYMAALKEHGIRVLTVVPSVALARRMESIGADAVIGEGMEAGGHIGELTTMVLIPQLADAVDVPVVAAGGIADGRGVAAVFALGADGVQVGTRFMCATECTIHPAVKERILKARDRDTIVTGYSTGHPVRVIQNKLSKLLQELDRDNKPQELEALGSGKLSLCMRDGDLEMGSIMAGQCASMVDSIQPAAEIVAEMMTEASDVLRRMSALVE